In Vitis riparia cultivar Riparia Gloire de Montpellier isolate 1030 chromosome 19, EGFV_Vit.rip_1.0, whole genome shotgun sequence, the following proteins share a genomic window:
- the LOC117909117 gene encoding receptor-like serine/threonine-protein kinase SD1-7 has protein sequence MTSTLVLFMRTNELDLSLGKFYNTSFGFHLEFADAFTDTISQGQSITTSQTIISAGGEFELGFFSPGNSTKYYVGIWYKKVSELTIVWVANRDYSFTNPSVVLTVRTDGNLEVWEGKISYRVTNISSNSKTSATLLDSGNLVLRNDNSSILWQSFDYPSHTFLPGMKLGYDKRAGKTWSLVSWKSAEDPSPGVFSLKYDPKGTGQIFILQGSTMYWASGTWNRDGQVFNLIREMRLNYVFNFSYSFSKEESYFNYSIYNSSIISRLVLDVSGQIKQMAWLEASHQWYMSWFQPKTQCEVYAYCGPFGICHDHAVDRFCECLPGFEPGFPNNWNLNDTSGGCVRKADLQCGNSTHANGERDQFHRVSNVRLPDYPLTLPTSGAMQCESDCLNNCSCSAYAYYMEKCTVWGGDLLNLQQLSDDNSNGQDFYLKLAASELNGKVSSSKWKVWLIVTLAISLTSAFVIWGIRRRLRRKGENLLLFDLSNSSVGANYELSEANKVWRSKKKEVDLPMFSFVSVSAATNNFSIENKLGEGGFGPVYKGKSQKGYEVAVKRLSKRSGQGWEELKNETMLIAKLQHKNLVKLLGCCIEQDEKILIYEYMPNKSLDFFLFDPTKHGILNWKTRVHIIEGVAQGLLYLHQYSRLRIIHRDLKASNILLDKDKNPKISDFGMARIFGGNESKATNHIVGTYGYMSPEYALEGLFSTKSDVFSFGVLLLEILSGKKNTGFYQTDSLNLLGYAWDLWKDSRGQELMDPGLEETLPTHILLRYINVGLLCVQESADDRPTMSDVVSMLGNESVRLPSPKQPAFSNLRSGVEPHISQNRPEICSLNGVTLSVMEAR, from the exons ATGACGTCGACCCTGGTCCTTTTCATGCGGACGAATGAACTTGATCTATCACTTGGAAAATTCTACAATACCTCCTTCg GTTTTCACTTGGAATTTGCCGATGCATTCACAGATACAATTTCACAAGGTCAATCAATCACAACCTCTCAGACCATCATATCTGCGGGTGGTGAATTTGAATTAGGATTCTTTTCTCCTGGAAACTCCACAAAATACTATGTGGGGATATGGTACAAGAAAGTATCAGAGCTAACCATTGTGTGGGTAGCTAACCGAGATTATTCATTCACAAATCCGTCTGTGGTTCTTACTGTCAGGACAGATGGTAACCTCGAGGTTTGGGAGGGGAAAATTTCATACAGGGTGACAAACATATCATCAAACAGCAAAACTAGTGCCACCCTGTTGGATTCTGGAAATCTTGTTTTGAGAAATGACAACTCGAGTATCTTATGGCAGAGCTTTGACTATCCATCGCACACTTTCTTGCCGGGGATGAAACTTGGATACGACAAAAGGGCTGGAAAAACATGGTCATTAGTGTCATGGAAGAGCGCAGAAGATCCCAGTCCAGGAGTTTTCTCCCTGAAGTACGACCCTAAGGGAACCGGCCAGATTTTTATCTTGCAAGGGTCTACGATGTACTGGGCTAGTGGCACCTGGAACAGGGATGGGCAGGTTTTCAACTTGATTCGTGAGATGCGCTTAAACTATGTGTTTAATTTCAGTTATTCGTTTAGTAAGGAGGAGAGCTATTTCAATTACTCTATTTATAATTCTTCCATTATAAGCAGATTGGTGCTGGATGTGTCAGGGCAGATTAAGCAAATGGCATGGCTTGAAGCCTCTCATCAATGGTATATGTCTTGGTTTCAACCAAAAACGCAATGTGAGGTTTATGCTTACTGTGGGCCTTTTGGAATCTGCCATGACCATGCAGTCGATAGATTCTGTGAATGTTTGCCAGGTTTTGAACCTGGCTTCCCTAATAACTGGAACTTGAACGACACATCTGGAGGGTGTGTGAGGAAAGCAGATTTGCAGTGTGGCAATAGTACTCATGCTAATGGGGAGAGAGACCAGTTTCATCGGGTGTCTAATGTGAGACTGCCAGATTATCCACTAACACTCCCAACGAGTGGTGCCATGCAGTGCGAGTCAGATTGCCTAAATAACTGCTCTTGCTCTGCTTATGCCTACTACATGGAGAAGTGTACAGTATGGGGTGGAGATCTTCTAAACTTGCAACAGCTATCAGATGACAACAGTAATGGTCAAGATTTCTATCTCAAACTTGCGGCCTCTGAGCTAAATGGGAAAG TTTCAAGCAGCAAGTGGAAGGTATGGCTAATTGTTACACTGGCCATTTCCCTAACTTCAGCCTTTGTCATTTGGGGGATACGGAGAAGGCTACGAAGAAAAG GGGAAAATTTGTTACTATTTGATTTAAGTAACAGCTCGGTAGGTGCCAACTATGAACTTAGTGAGGCAAATAAAGTATGGAGAAGCAAGAAGAAGGAAGTTGATTTGCCAATGTTCAGTTTTGTGAGCGTATCTGCTGCTACCAATAACTTCTCGATTGAAAATAAACTAGGAGAGGGTGGTTTTGGACCTGTTTACAAG GGAAAGTCACAAAAAGGGTATGAGGTAGCTGTGAAGAGGCTTTCAAAAAGATCTGGACAGGGATGGGAGGAGTTAAAAAATGAGACCATGCTCATAGCCAAGCTACAACATAAGAATCTTGTGAAGCTGTTGGGCTGCTGCATTGAGCAAGATGAGAAGATATTGATTTATGAGTATATGCCCAACAAAAGCTTGGATTTCTTCCTATTTG ATCCTACAAAACATGGGATTCTGAATTGGAAGACACGGGTTCACATCATTGAAGGGGTTGCTCAAGGACTTCTTTATCTGCATCAGTACTCCAGATTGAGGATTATTCATCGAGATTTGAAGGCTAGCAACATTCTTCTGGATAAGGATAAGAATCCTAAAATATCAGATTTTGGAATGGCAAGAATATTTGGAGGCAACGAATCAAAAGCAACAAATCATATAGTTGGGACTTA TGGCTATATGTCCCCTGAGTATGCTTTGGAAGGTCTTTTCTCCACTAAATCTGATGTCTTTAGCTTTGGGGTCTTGTTACTGGAGATTTTGAGTGGCAAGAAGAATACTGGATTTTACCAAACCGACTCGCTCAATCTTCTTGGATAT gCATGGGATTTGTGGAAAGACAGCAGGGGGCAGGAGTTGATGGATCCAGGGTTGGAAGAAACATTGCCAACACACATTCTGTTGAGGTACATCAATGTAGGCCTTCTTTGTGTTCAAGAAAGTGCAGATGACAGGCCTACCATGTCTGATGTTGTCTCAATGCTTGGCAATGAAAGTGTACGTTTACCTTCTCCAAAACAACCGGCATTTTCAAATCTGAGAAGTGGGGTGGAACCACATATATCCCAAAACAGGCCAGAAATTTGTTCCTTAAATGGTGTGACACTTTCAGTTATGGAAGCACGATAA
- the LOC117909118 gene encoding uncharacterized protein LOC117909118 — protein sequence MDQSISDSETLVSSGQSFELGFFSPGSSKNRYLGIWYKNTPQTAVWVANRNNPIADSYGVLTIINNGALVLLNQSKSVIWSPNLSRVPENPVAQLLETGNLVLRDGSNETSKSYIWQSFDDPSDTMLPGMKVGWNLKTGLQRNLTSWKSADDPSLGDFSFGSGINVLPYMVIGAGSSKKVRTGPWNGLQFNGVPVMDNSVYKAFYVYNNDELYALYESNSNEIISRVTLKYSGILQCLVLKKGSSEWAELYSIPDDHCENYGHCGANGICRISKLQICECLTGFTPKSQEEWDVFNRSSGCTLRRPLDCRSEEGFQRVTGVKLPDLIDSHVINSVSRRECEVSCLNNCSCTAYAYSNAYAYSNPNGSGGCLMWSGDLIDIRELTSEKHPEDIYIRMHTSELGLNTNQKKKKLVIILVISTFSGILTLGLAVWFLFRKKRTMGKDQESKKNLELPLFDLPTIATATNNFSNTNKIGAGGFGSVYKGNLPEGVAVAVKRLSKNSAQGVQEFKNEAVLIAKLQHKNLVRLLGCCIQGEERILLYEYMPNKSLDYFIFDQNRRALLSWDKRCEIVMGIARGLLYLHQDSRFQIIHRDLKTSNILLDDNLNPKISDFGLARIFGENEMETRTNRIVGTYGYMSPEYVIDGHFSIKSDVFSFGVLLLEIVCGKKNRGFSHPDHHHNLLGHAWLLWEQNKALELIDACLEDSCVASQVLRCIQVGLLCVQNLPADRPAMSSVIFMLGNEGATLPQPKHPGFFTERSSEDTDTMSAKIELHSENAVPASLTKTGFKGSSVAAQGTVICNLRFTSRISKFRFPLDQVVNKQKNIIWLVTAICGKTLKSREARLSYKFSREPNTKITEKMDFHPLQVSPLPRKDQDLQEYINVVPEEYVAFEDHLENPNFQLHVREIIKRKVEDAEKNLKPFAICFLKIASRMGDDTFLVHGFLMEPKLGTCIRKILQSELQIPRGLKWPVQDVSSDVGLTMLKPSKIPASLLLDAHPKMSPLLQPSQSTGAIPSSGSILQQPNGTCQDGGLQCLEELGAQYTGEEVMSSEAPKPDSPQPSGPPRLTPPRVGRMRNEPYPQPYSPRPNRKAPPSSGGAAGEGTSGSGTQGEGTGPTDSGTQEGGEAPPGSGPPGSTGEAVGPSNPETPKGKSSRTEVSAQGRMAYSDANKLNEKISPFIFLLIFSSFCLQFSSAVDAAPDTIFSGQMLRHTDTIISAGGNFELGFFSPGNSTSYCVGIWYKKISEQTVVWVANRDYTITGSSPSLTINDNGNLVILDGRVTYMVTNISLGQNVSATLLDSGNLILRNGNSNILWQSFDYPSNNFLPGMKIGYNRKTGEVWSLTSWKNAEDPGLGPVSLKMDPETHQFVIMWHSQMVWSSGVWNGHAFSSVPEMRLNYTYNYSYFEDMSEAYFTYSLYNDSIISRLLIDVSGNIKNLVWLEGLQSWTLFWSQPRNLGCDYYSYCGSFSSCNNQTTSICQCLYGFRPNSTGDWMKNQFRDGCVRRTPLQCDDLTSVNSEKDKFLEMANVKFPQSPQILETQSIETCKMTCLNKCSCNAYAHNGSCLMWDGILLNLQQLSKKDPDGRTLYLKLAASELQNSRESKLPRWAIGMVVVAVLLLLLASYICYRRMKRVQDREEMTTSQDILLYEFGVGSKATENELHEGNRVGKDKNKDAWLPLFSFASVSAATKHFSTENKLGEGGFGPVYKGELFNGQEIAVKRLSRRSGQGLEELKNETVLLAELQHRNLVRLLGCCIEQGEKILIYEYMPNKSLDSFLFDPNKRGQLDWAKRVSIIEGIAQGLLYLHEYSRLRIIHRDLKASNILLDNDMNPKISDFGMARMFGGNESYANTNRIVGTYGYMSPEYALEGLFSTKSDVFSFGVLMLEILSGKKNTGFYNSDTLNLIGYAWELWKSDMAINLMDPMLEGQSSQYMLLRYINVGLLCVEEIAADRPTLSEVVSMLTHELAVLPSPKNPAFSTVRSMENPRSSMSRPEIYSANGLSISVMEAR from the exons ATGGACCAATCCATAAGCGATAGTGAGACTTTAGTTTCCTCGGGCCAAAGCTTTGAACTAGGCTTCTTCTCTCCTGGAAGCTCCAAAAACAGGTACTTGGGAATATGGTACAAGAACACACCCCAGACAGCTGTATGGGTTGCAAACAGAAACAACCCAATTGCAGATTCTTACGGAGTTTTAACCATCATCAACAATGGCGCACTTGTTCTTCTCAACCAGTCAAAGAGTGTAATCTGGTCTCCCAATTTGTCAAGGGTGCCAGAAAATCCAGTTGCACAGCTCCTGGAGACTGGAAATCTTGTTCTCAGGGACGGTAGTAATGAAACTTCTAAAAGCTATATATGGCAGAGCTTTGATGATCCATCAGACACAATGCTGCCAGGCATGAAGGTGGGATGGAACTTAAAGACTGGTCTACAACGAAATTTGACATCATGGAAAAGTGCTGATGATCCATCTCTTGGAGACTTCTCTTTCGGATCTGGTATTAATGTGCTGCCTTACATGGTTATTGGTGCGGGATCAAGCAAAAAAGTCCGTACCGGCCCATGGAATGGACTTCAATTCAATGGTGTTCCTGTGATGGACAACTCGGTTTACAAAGCATTTTATGTTTACAACAATGATGAGTTATATGCCCTCTATGAGTCTAACAGCAATGAGATTATTTCAAGAGTAACATTGAAATATTCAGGTATCCTCCAGTGTCTGGTATTGAAAAAAGGGAGCTCTGAATGGGCTGAATTGTACTCAATTCCTGATGACCATTGTGAAAATTATGGGCATTGTGGTGCTAATGGTATTTGCAGAATTAGCAAGCTGCAGATTTGTGAGTGTTTGACAGGTTTCACACCAAAATCAcaagaagaatgggacgtgTTTAATAGATCTAGTGGATGCACACTAAGAAGGCCTTTGGATTGCCGAAGTGAAGAGGGATTTCAAAGGGTTACAGGGGTGAAATTGCCCGACTTGATAGATTCTCATGTGATTAATAGTGTGAGCCGTAGGGAGTGTGAGGTGTCGTGCTTGAACAACTGTTCTTGTACAGCATATGCCTACTCAAATGCATATGCTTACTCAAATCCTAATGGAAGCGGTGGCTGTTTGATGTGGTCTGGGGACCTGATTGATATCAGAGAGTTAACTTCAGAAAAACATCCGGAGGACATCTATATCCGCATGCACACTTCAGAGCTAG GGTTAAACACTaatcagaagaagaaaaaactagtGATCATCCTTGTTATATCTACCTTTTCTGGAATCCTCACCTTGGGCTTAGCAGTCTGGTTTCTATTTCGGAAGAAGAGAACAATGGGAAAAG ACCAGGAAAGCAAGAAGAACTTAGAGTTACCTTTGTTTGACTTGCCCACCATTGCAACTGCTACTAATAACTTCTCTAACACCAACAAGATTGGAGCAGGTGGCTTTGGGTCTGTGTACAAG GGCAATCTACCAGAAGGAGTAGCAGTTGCAGTGAAGAGATTGTCCAAGAATTCAGCACAGGGTGTGCAAGAGTTCAAGAATGAAGCTGTTTTGATTGCGAAACTTCAGCACAAGAATCTTGTCAGGCTTTTGGGCTGCTGCATTcaaggagaagaaagaataTTACTCTACGAATATATGCCTAACAAAAGcttggattattttattttcg atcaaaacAGAAGAGCATTATTGTCATGGGATAAGCGCTGCGAGATTGTTATGGGGATAGCACGAGGGCTTCTCTACCTCCATCAAGACTCTAGATTTCAAATAATTCACAGGGATCTCAAGACGAGCAATATTTTACTGGATGACAATCTAAACCCTAAAATTTCTGACTTTGGCTTGGCAAGAATTTTTGGAGAGAATGAAATGGAAACAAGAACAAATAGAATTGTTGGGACTTA TGGCTATATGTCCCCCGAGTATGTGATCGATGGGCACTTTTCTATCAAATCTGATGTCTTTAGCTTTGGTGTTCTTTTACTAGAGATTGTTTGTGGTAAAAAGAACCGAGGGTTCTCTCATCCAGATCACCACCATAACCTTCTGGGACAT GCATGGCTGCTGTGGGAACAAAACAAGGCCTTGGAATTAATTGATGCATGTTTGGAAGATTCATGTGTTGCATCGCAAGTATTACGATGCATACAAGTAGGTTTACTATGTGTTCAAAACCTTCCAGCAGACAGACCAGCAATGTCATCAGTGATTTTCATGTTGGGTAATGAGGGAGCAACATTGCCTCAACCTAAACATCCTGGTTTCTTCACAGAAAGATCTTCAGAGGATACAGATACAATGTCAGCAAAGATAGAGTTACATTCAGAAAATGCA GTGCCAGCTTCTCTGACTAAAACAGGCTTCAAAGGTTCCTCTGTTGCGGCTCAGGGCACTGTAATCTGCAACTTAAGATTCACTAGTAGAATTTCTAAATTCAGATTCCCTCTGGATCAGGTTGTTAATAAGCAGAAGAACAT CATTTGGTTGGTCACTGCCATCTGCGGCAAAACACTCAAGAGTAGAGAAGCTAGACTCAG CTATAAGTtttctcgggaaccaaacaCCAAGATCACCGAGAAGATGGACTTCCACCCTTTGCAGGTTTCACCACTGCCAAGGAAAGATCAAGATCTCCAAGAATACATCAACGTAGTACCAGAAGAATATGTGGCCTTTGAAGACCACTTGGAGAATCCCAATTTTCAACTTCACGTCCGTGAAATCATAAAG AGAAAGGTGGAAGATGcggaaaaaaatctcaaaccatTTGCTATCTGCTTTCTGAAAATTGCTTCAAGGATGGGGGACGACACCTTCTTGGTGCATGGATTCTTG ATGGAACCCAAACTCGGAACTTGCATAAGAAAGATACTTCAATCGGAGCTTCAGATTCCCAGAGGACTGAAATGGCCAGTTCAAGATGTTTCAAGCG ATGTGGGGTTGACCATGTTGAAACCATCCAAAATACCAGCATCACTACTTCTTGATGCCCACCCCAAGATGTCGCCCCTGCTGCAACCCTCTCAATCCACTGGAGCAATTCCTTCTTCTGGATCCATTCTCCAG caaccaaatgggACATGTCAGGACGGTGGACTTCAATGCCTGGAGGAACTAGGGGCACAATACACAGGGGAGGAGGTGATGAGCTCAGAGGCACCAAAGCCAGACTCTCCACAACCTAGTGGTCCACCGAGACTCACCCCACCGAGGGTAGGTAGGATGAGGAATGAACCATATCCTCAACCATATTCGCCTAGACCAAACAGAAAGGCACCACCAAGCTCAGGCGGGGCAGCGGGTGAAGGAACATCAGGCTCAGGGACACAGGGAGAGGGTACAGGACCAACAGACTCAGGGACACAGGAAGGGGGTGAAGCACCACCAGGCTCAGGCCCACCGGGTTCAACGGGCGAGGCGGTAGGCCCAAGCAACCCAGAAACTCCAAAAGGG AAATCATCAAGGACTGAGGTTTCTGCACAAGGCAGAATGGCTTACAGCGATGCTAACAAgttaaatgagaaaatttctccttttattttcttgttgatTTTCTCTTCCTTCTGCTTGCAGTTCTCCAGTGCTGTTGATGCTGCCCCTGATACGATTTTTAGCGGACAAATGCTCAGACACACAGATACCATCATATCTGCAGGTGGGAACTTTGAATTAGGCTTTTTCTCACCTGGAAACTCCACAAGTTATTGTGTGGGGATATGGTATAAGAAAATTTCAGAGCAAACGGTGGTATGGGTTGCCAACAGAGATTACACAATAACTGGTTCCTCTCCTAGTCTTACCATCAATGACAATGGCAACCTTGTGATTTTGGATGGCAGAGTCACATACATGGTGACTAACATTTCATTGGGCCAGAATGTCAGTGCCACACTATTGGATTCCGGCAATCTTATATTGAGAAATGGAAACTCAAATATCTTGTGGCAGAGCTTTGATTATCCCTCGAATAATTTCCTTCCAGGTATGAAGATTGGATACAACAGAAAGACCGGAGAAGTTTGGTCACTTACATCCTGGAAAAATGCAGAGGACCCAGGCCTAGGGCCTGTTTCCCTGAAAATGGATCCTGAAACACACCAATTTGTCATCATGTGGCATTCTCAAATGGTTTGGAGTAGTGGGGTTTGGAATGGGCATGCTTTCAGTTCTGTTCCTGAAATGAGATTAAACTATACCTACAATTACAGCTACTTTGAAGACATGAGTGAGGCATACTTCACTTATTCTTTGTATAATGATTCTATTATATCTAGATTGCTTATAGATGTGTCTGGAAACATCAAGAACCTGGTGTGGCTTGAAGGATTGCAGAGCTGGACTCTGTTCTGGTCTCAACCAAGAAATCTTGGATGCGATTACTATTCTTATTGTGGTTCTTTTAGCAGCTGCAATAATCAGACCACTTCTATCTGTCAATGCTTGTATGGTTTTAGACCCAACTCTACAGGAGATTGGATGAAGAATCAATTTAGAGATGGATGTGTGAGGAGAACCCCCTTGCAGTGTGATGATCTCACTTCTGTTAATAGTGAGAAAGACAAGTTCCTCGAAATGGCAAATGTGAAGTTTCCTCAGAGCCCTCAGATTTTGGAAACACAGTCTATAGAAACGTGCAAAATGACTTGCTTGAACAAGTGCTCTTGCAATGCTTATGCTCATAATGGCAGTTGTTTAATGTGGGATGGAATTCTACTGAACTTGCAACAACTTTCAAAAAAGGATCCTGATGGAAGAACACTATATCTTAAACTTGCTGCATCTGAGCTCCAAAATTCCAGAG AAAGCAAACTGCCACGGTGGGCTATAGGGATGGTGGTTGTTGCTGTACTGTTGCTTCTTTTGGCCTCCTACATCTGTTACCGACGAATGAAAAGAGTCCAAGACAGAG AGGAAATGACAACAAGCCAGGATATATTACTATATGAATTTGGTGTGGGTTCAAAAGCTACTGAGAATGAGCTCCATGAGGGAAATAGGGTTGGAAAAGACAAGAACAAGGATGCTTGGTTGCCATTGTTCAGCTTTGCAAGTGTATCTGCAGCAACAAAGCACTTCTCAACTGAAAATAAGCTAGGAGAAGGTGGCTTTGGACCTGTTTACAAG GGTGAACTATTTAATGGACAAGAAATAGCAGTAAAGAGGCTTTCAAGGAGGTCAGGGCAAGGGCTAGAAGAACTAAAAAATGAAACAGTGCTTTTGGCTGAACTTCAACACAGGAACCTTGTTAGACTCTTAGGCTGCTGCATAGAGCAAGGTGAAAAGATATTAATCTACGAGTACATGCCCAACAAAAGCTTGGACTCGTTCCTTTTCG ATCCAAACAAAAGAGGCCAGTTAGATTGGGCAAAGCGCGTCAGTATTATTGAAGGAATTGCTCAAGGGCTTCTCTATCTCCATGAGTATTCCAGATTAAGGATAATTCACAGAGATTTGAAGGCTAGTAATATCCTACTGGATAATGACATGAACCCCAAAATATCTGATTTTGGCATGGCGAGAATGTTTGGAGGAAACGAGTCATATGCAAACACAAATCGAATTGTTGGGACCTA TGGTTATATGTCCCCTGAGTATGCTTTGGAAGGCCTTTTCTCCACAAAGTCTGATGTCTTTAGCTTCGGAGTCTTGATGTTGGAGATCCTGAGTGGCAAAAAGAATACAGGCTTTTATAATAGTGACACTCTTAATCTTATTGGATAT GCATGGGAACTGTGGAAAAGCGATATGGCTATAAATTTGATGGATCCCATGTTGGAAGGCCAGTCCTCTCAGTATATGCTGTTAAGGTACATCAATGTGGGACTCCTTTGTGTTGAAGAAATTGCAGCTGATAGACCAACCCTGTCGGAAGTAGTCTCGATGCTTACCCATGAACTTGCTGTTCTACCTTCTCCCAAGAACCCTGCTTTCTCAACTGTAAGGAGCATGGAAAATCCACGCTCATCCATGAGCAGGCCTGAAATTTATTCAGCAAATGGTTTGAGTATTTCAGTTATGGAAGCTCGATAG
- the LOC117908950 gene encoding translation initiation factor IF-2-like has product MDFHPLQVSPLPRKDQDLQEYINVVPEEYVAFEDHLENPNFQLHVREIIKRKVEDAEKNLKPFAICFLKIASRMGDDTFLVHGFLMEPKLGTCIRKILQSELQIPRGLKWPVQDVSSDVGLTMLKPSKIPASLLLDAHPKMSPLLQPSQSTGAIPSSGSILQQPNGTCQDGGLQCLEELGAQYTGEEVMSSEAPKPDSPQPSGPPRLTPPRVGRMRNEPYPQPYSPRPNRKAPPSSGGAAGEGTSGSGTQGEGTGPTDSGTQEGGEAPPGSGPPGSTGEAVGPSNPETPKGVCSCQYCCII; this is encoded by the exons ATGGACTTCCACCCTTTGCAGGTTTCACCACTGCCAAGGAAAGATCAAGATCTCCAAGAATACATCAACGTAGTACCAGAAGAATATGTGGCCTTTGAAGACCACTTGGAGAATCCCAATTTTCAACTTCACGTCCGTGAAATCATAAAG AGAAAGGTGGAAGATGcggaaaaaaatctcaaaccatTTGCTATCTGCTTTCTGAAAATTGCTTCAAGGATGGGGGACGACACCTTCTTGGTGCATGGATTCTTG ATGGAACCCAAACTCGGAACTTGCATAAGAAAGATACTTCAATCGGAGCTTCAGATTCCCAGAGGACTGAAATGGCCAGTTCAAGATGTTTCAAGCG ATGTGGGGTTGACCATGTTGAAACCATCCAAAATACCAGCATCACTACTTCTTGATGCCCACCCCAAGATGTCGCCCCTGCTGCAACCCTCTCAATCCACTGGAGCAATTCCTTCTTCTGGATCCATTCTCCAG caaccaaatgggACATGTCAGGACGGTGGACTTCAATGCCTGGAGGAACTAGGGGCACAATACACAGGGGAGGAGGTGATGAGCTCAGAGGCACCAAAGCCAGACTCTCCACAACCTAGTGGTCCACCGAGACTCACCCCACCGAGGGTAGGTAGGATGAGGAATGAACCATATCCTCAACCATATTCGCCTAGACCAAACAGAAAGGCACCACCAAGCTCAGGCGGGGCAGCGGGTGAAGGAACATCAGGCTCAGGGACACAGGGAGAGGGTACAGGACCAACAGACTCAGGGACACAGGAAGGGGGTGAAGCACCACCAGGCTCAGGCCCACCGGGTTCAACGGGCGAGGCGGTAGGCCCAAGCAACCCAGAAACTCCAAAAGGGGTTTGTAGTTGCCAATATTGCTGCATAATATAG